The sequence below is a genomic window from Buteo buteo chromosome 26, bButBut1.hap1.1, whole genome shotgun sequence.
AATTGTCTTTGGTGTGGactaaaatctgtttaaaaatgttttaaacttaTTATGAAAGCTGTATAGAGGTCATAGAGTCATATAATATCTCAAGTTGtaagggacccataaggatcatctGCTCCTCGCAGAcaacctaaaactaaaccatatgactgaGAGTGTTGTCCAGGCGTATCGTCAGAGGATGCTGTCTTTAAGAAGAATGAATAGGCTCCTTGGTGCTAGAAACGTATAATAAAAAGCGACAAAGGTGGTGTTATTCAGATAACTTAAGGTTATCTTATAAGAGTAGCTTAAGCCTATGATATTATTTCTGTCACATGGATAGGTACAGTCAGCTCTTCATTACCACGGTGACAGACGGTACCTTAAGATGGCACAACAGCTTGGTAACCTGGCTGCTCCTCCACTAGCTAAGATGGTGGGAGCCCAGCTGCCCACATAGAGTATCCCCGAGAACTCGGGAGTCTAGAGGACAACGTGACACAAAGGCCCCAGAAAACACCCAAGGCTAGCTTATGTCCATAAGACTACAAGAGCTCGCTCTCTCTCGTGAAGGAATGCAAAGAGAGCAGAGCACCtctattttgaaagcagtttatTCCCAAAACAGCAAGTGTGGAGCTGGACTAATAAACCAGCATATGGCCAAATCCAATGCCTCTGCGTTACGCTCCCTGGTATTCTTATTGCAAGGAAGCATGGGCATTCTGTgggagcattttttttttgcagactcAGCGCTTCTCCATTATGTCTAGCTGGTATCTTACCTTATAAAATTTTTCCCAACATAAGTCACTTTACATTTATCTACACTGAATTCCATCTGCTACTTTGTCACTGCCACTCAGTTTggcaatgttatttttcactttctcagTTTGTTGTGTTTCTTTCCAACACTTTGATTTTGATGGATCCTCCATAATGAAGAGCTCTGCTGTGAGACGCTCCCTAGGTTCCTTCACAGTGAAGACAAAAGTAGGGACCATAATGGAAAACTGTCTCCTCCAAGTGCTTCTTTTGTATGGCGATCATATCCTGGCCCTACTAATTCACCATCAGGGGATTTGCTTCTATGCCTTTTGCAAACTGGTCCTCAGGCATATTTATAGCCTGCCTTAAAGCATCCACCCTTTCCTGCCTTCTTTCGCAAGCGCTGTGAGACTGGTCAGCATCAGTTTTTCTCTACCTTCTTATACCTCACTGTGTAATGTTTTGACTCCACCTCTGTTTTTCATCCCTACTCCTCAACAAGTTGCTCTATGGCATACTCAACCGGTTCACTGTTCAAATCTGGCCCTAGAGATTACCTATTTGGATAGAAAACGAGGTAGCATGGTTGCTCAATAAACTGTTTCAAAGCTACGCTGACTGAACTTCATCACAAATCGCAAGGAGTAGTGAGGTAAGCCGAGTCATCGATCTGTGCCCTCAGATGGTGCAGAACACGAGAAGAAGCAACAGACAAATTTACAGAGTGAGATTGTGAATTGTGGCAGAAAACGTTCTCATCACGCCTTTGAAGTCATCTACACAGATACTGAATCCTTTCCCACCCCCACTGTCTTTCTTATCTGCCAGCTGGAGACAGATGGCAATCTCTGATGAAGATCCTTGAAAAATCAAGCAAACTTCTTTCTGcaagtttgtattttttgcctttttacagTGCACTCCTCCATCAGCTAGATGAATCAACTTTCCTGCAAGAAACAATACTAGTTTGTCTGCTAAACCAAACTAGTTCAAAGAAACTAGGTAGTTATTTTTGGTGAAATGATAGCAGAGTTCAAGAATCGTAAAACACATAGAGAAACCAAACTAGAAGATGGACTCTAGGACTGATCTTGAATGCTAATACCTCCTGATAAATCCAGCTATTTCACAACGCTCTGTTGTATTTACATGCAAGATTTCAAATCAGGCCCtagcacttgaaaaaaaagttttaagcaTCCCATTCAGTAGCACAGCAAATAGGATAAAACTGGTATTTCAGTAAAAGTAGGATTGTCAGATTTGTATGAGTTTGCAGGCGCaagtcataagaaaataatccaGTTAAACCACTGACTACAGTGACTAGAACATAATTAATTGTTAGAACCTTACAAAAGAAAACCTTGCCAGAAGGTTAGCGCTGCGACACCAAGCTccagtgaggggaaaaaataataatttaattaatttctggaagaaaagttGAGGAAATAAGAATCCATGATGATAGGCTAAGCCTCTCAGATTTAGATAGTGTGTGTAGCTCAGAAGTAGCAGAAAGTGGTATTAAATTGCAAGGGATAGCAGTTTATCTGCATTTAGACAACAACGCAAAAACAACCAAGACGAAGCGATAACAGAATTTGGTAGGTAAGAACAGATAAACCAAAGATTAAGAGagaatttgaaaagcaaacagtacagatgtaaacagaaataaaaactccCTCTACATACTCAAAGGAAGTTGGTTAGAGAGAAAATATGCAATCACTTCACTGTCCAGAAATGAGACTACCAGCATCTTCACGTTACCCTTCACAGCCTCACGCCTACAAAGGAATCTTCTGAAGTGATGGGAAGGAGGCCAATGGTCAAGCCTATGGAGCACCACCtaattttttaaactcttttgaCCATCTCTGACAGAGATATTAAATGTTCTGTTAGTGATATAACTGGGGATAACAAAACGATGCAAGGAGGAAGACACTTGCAAAGTATGTTTCCCCAGGTTTTGTCTCATCCTAGGCATGTGGGCTAAGGCAGCATGAGCGGTTGGAAAGAGGAGAGAATTACTGCTGCAGGACAGCACAGCATTGGCTTGGAAAGCATTAgtaagaaaaggttaaaagGAAGAGTTAAGAGGGATAGTGGTACTATGTTTGAggattattttacttttaggGGGAGATTTGACATTAGAAATGCCATAAGCAGGGATTTTACAGGAAGGTTAAAGGGAAGTTATGGTAAGAGATTAAATGTGAAAGGTTTAAAGAGAGGTTTTTGAAATTTTATggataaaaaaaggaacagatatTTCTATGAAAGATGGCAGTAAGATTTCACTGAGTTATAGCAATTTTAAGCAACAGCATTTATGGAAGGATAGTGCCGAATTAAGTAGGTAGATAGGTTAGTTGGGGTACAGCAATGGGTGTGAGGATTATCCAGCAGGTGGAATTTAAAGCCCCAGAGAGAGAAGATTTAAAGGGACAGCACCAGAGCAAACTTAATAAACTTAGTTTAAAAAAGCATGAGTGATAAAGCAGGTAGAACTAGTATGTGACTGAAAAAGTTTGTATTGGGAGAAGAAACGTGAAGAACGCTGACTGAATGGACTTCAAAGGGGATCAGATATGGGAAGCGGTACATAGGTGTGCTAAGTGACAGAGTTTCATGGTAGTTCAGGGaagacaggcaggcagaggtgggGTGAAGTctggagcagaaggaagagtgTACTTATTTGAGAGACAGGCAGGCAAATACAGTCATCTCAAGAGTGGCTTTGGGGAGAGCTTCCAGAGATGCTGAAGAGGGTGAGAGGGAAGGAGTGTTTCAGTGGAGAGCATACAGGCATCAGTGGCTGTAACAAATGTTCACTAAGCTCAGAGCATGATGGTAACAAGCAAACAGACATTGAACAGGAATTTGGATGTTGTCCTTAATTTCCTCAGCCAGTAATATGTTACTgtgtttgctgttttattttccagcccTTGCAAACTGCCACTTCAAAAAAGACTCTCAGATAAATTTGTACGCAGAACCTTAGTAAGGTTGGATAATTTGGTTGAATCTGTAGAAGAAATCACAAAAATCTTTAACAGCTTGCAACCCTTTACAAAGGAACGAACTTTGAAGTGCCCAACCCCAAAAGGCACTTCATTTCCTCAAGATTTTAAGAATAAATGCTGGGTTTTATTCTAAAttgaaaaatgaagtgtttgAGTTTTGCCTGGCAAAGATGATCAAGATCATCCTACCCAACCTGGCGGTAATTTTACCTCTAGGGGAGAGTCTCATTCCATAATACTGAATATATAAAACCCAGTATCTTAAGGCTTAGGGACCCTTGTCATTATGCCAGCTTAAAATGTAGTTAATAAAATGAATTGTATTTCTAGGCCTTAAGAATATCCTGAAGatttttttggtaagaaaagagaaaagtgcTGTTCTAAAAACGTTTGCAAGCTATTAAGCTGTTCTCCATTGTGGCAGAGGAAAACATGCAGCGTGATACTTGAACTATTTGGGACTTTATCCCTGAAAGCTCTCCAGCACAGACAACCTTATTGAGATGCAAACATCTGACAGTCAGCGTTTTTGTATTGGGCACTTAAACCCAACCTCACTCACCACAACATAACTTCTGTTAATATATAACAGACTGTAAGGAACACAAAGCCTTTTggcactaaaaaaaccccacaatgtTTTTTAGAGaagattagagaaaaaaaaaaaatccaacagcaATGGTAGATGTAGCTAAAGCCCGGCAACAGCACCTCCTACACATAAGAAAGATGGACAGATAAGACACGAAGTGGGGCGAGCATGTCTAAGCCTTGCTAGCTAAGAGAGAGGGGcccaagcagcagctggggagacCTGGGGTAATGGAAAACTGAGGGTATCCTAAGAACTAAAATACATTGCTATATTTCTCCATATACACAACATACTATAAGCGGCAACTTTCTAATCTGActctttttactcattttttgcAAGATGTGCTGCTCATGGGGCATAATAGTGAGGGGCGAAATACTGGTATTGTCACAGTTACACAATTCTCTCAAGAAAAGCTCTTCAtcatataaaaggaaaaaaaatgacagaataggaaagaaagacaagaaTTCATACGAAGGATCCTTTTTCTAAAttgtgttttctaaaaatacaacCAAGTCATTTTCTAACTTAAAACCTCTACAGATAAGAGTTGAGGTAAgaatgttttttggtttttttttcggAAGAGTGCTTAGTCAAAACTTTTGTTAGGTCAACTTTTAAGCGCTTGATCTGCAAATATAGATATGACCAAATTTACTAATTTTGTATTGCTGAGTATTAAAGAGTGGAGCTAGTACAGAACTGTGTTTTCATCATCTACTCTTCTGCCCATTTACAGCTTTCCAGTGCAACAGAGAACAACtagcctgttttgttttggaattttCCCTTAGCCTGAAGGAAAAGAGGTTTTACCTGCACTGAGGGTCCTGATACCTTAACTTTCATACATACAAACCTTTAAACACCCTTTCAAAACCAACCGCcgcaccaaaaaaacccccttaaCCCAAACCAGAGCAGAAATCAGATACGAGTTAAGTGAAAAGTCCAAGGAAATGAATGATCACCAGAAGGGCAGAGAAGTTTGGTAGGGTGAGACAGTGTCCACTGCTGTGGAAGAGAAATACCAATGTGGGGTAGAGAAATACCTAAAGTGAAAGCGGTTTCATGGACTAAGCCTGTAATTTACACTGTAGGGCACAGAGAGCCTAGTGCCAGATACTTGGGGCCCCATTTTGCTAGATGTTTTATCTGTATCTGTAGTATCTATAgggttatttttctgtaaaaagaaaccaaaaactTTTGCAAAGTTTATATTCTGAACTCCTAATGAATTTTATTAACCAGGCAGACACATTCAGGACTGAatctgaaagagagaaaaaagatgatgaaaaggTGAGAACGTGCTCCCAGCTACATAAGCCCAGGCTATATGGATTTCCTCTGCCTCTGACGCAAGCTTGTATCTTGTCCTGAGCCTGCTGGAAAGGCAGCACTGATGCACTCCTTCACTTCCCTCAGCATACCGCTTATAAAAAAGCAGGCTTAAGCGAGCCACAAATCTATTGAAAGCCATGATTTCTAGAAGCACCACGATCAATTTTCAGGGTGCTATTAAGTCATAGCGAATTCagccaaaccaaaaaagctgAGTTTTCTGTGCAGGTTTAGCCATTTGATCACCTCCATGGACTGTTTCGCGGGTACCGCGTACTCCCACCACGTTCCCTGCACGTGcctttttcctaatatttaacCCAGCTCGGTTTCCCCACTGAAGGCTGTATTATTTACGAACGAGACATCTCTCAAGCCTTCGCAGCGTGACCGGCGGAAACCCCTTGAATCCTTGTAACACCTCGAAAAGACAGGCTCCTTCCCAACCTTCCGCCTGCGGGAGTGAACTCCACTGAATAAATTCGGTCTGCCCACCAGAGCCGCAGACGAGAGCAAGTTATTATGCTGGCGGAGCAATTAACTTCAGGCTCTTCCCGTCCACCTCATTAGAGGACGGAGCGACAGCCGCGGCGCTCACCGCCTTCTTCAGGCCAAACCGGCGTTTCCTTAATGACACCCGAAGCCAAAGGCTTGACCGAGCCGGGCTTTACACCCCCCTTCTCGCCTCACCGCTGCTGACAACCGACCCCCGGCCACCTGCCCGGCGGTGAGGCGGCCCCACGCCGGGGATGGCGGCAGGGCACGGCGGGCTCCTCCGCCCCCCTCACCGCAGCCTCTCCGGCAGGTGCGGGGCGGCTGTGGCCGCGGGCCGGGGTGTACGTGTGTGAGGAAAAGACCCCAGACCGCCTCCTCCGGCCCCTCATGGCCGGGCTCCGGCAGCCCACACCCGCCGACCCTTAAAGCTGCCGGTGAAGCGGGAGCCCGGCCTGAGGCGGGCGGGAGCGCGGCCTGAggcggggagagcgggcggcctgaggcggggcgggcgggcggcggttGTCGGCGTCCGTCCCGCTCCCCTCTCCTCAGGCGGCCTCGGCGCCCCTCGCCCCCTCTCTTTGAGAGCGCCGGGGTTCGTgttctttccccccaccccgtaCCGGCGCTGCCCCCCGGGGCAGGTGGCGGGGCTCAGGTCGCGACTCGCAACGgcaccgggccgggccgggcggggcctCCCCGCCCTTACCCCATTGTTGAGGCCATCTCGGCAGTTTCCGCCCTGGCTTCGGCTCTGTCCGCGCCGcgatggggaaaggaggagggagggaaggaggggggggaaagctCGGGAAGCCTCGGGGCCGCTCCGCTCCTTCCGGGACGGCGGGAGGCGGTGCCGCTCACCTGGTGCCGCCGGCGCTGGGGAGCGCCCgagccgcggccccgccgggcgGGAGGTGAGCTCCGGCCGCCTCCGCTCCGCCCCGCGCGGGAATACGGTTTCCCCCCCCCTCGGCAGGCAAGCGGGCGGCGGGGgtgggtgtgtgggggggatgGCACACGGTCCTGCCGCGGGGGGCGAGGGACGGGGCGTCGGGGGAGGCGGGCACCTCCGGGCGGCCCCCGCGCTGAGGGGTGAGGGGAGCCCCGGCGGGCTGAGCCGCGGGATCGCGGCGGGGGCGAGGGCGGGCGCTGATGGAGACCCGTCCCCGGGGGCTtcgcggggaggcggcgggacGCGGGTGGGCAGCGCTGCGGGACGGTTCACGTTCCCCCCccttttgtttctctccagGGTGTTTGTGCTTCTCCGAGTCTCTCTCCCCGCCCCCGTCTCTCtctcccgcccgccccgccgggacCTCTCCTCGCCGGGCGGCAGCAGAGCCGCCtcagggcgggcggcggcggcagaggtGCTGGTGGGACTCTCTCGCCGTCCAGCCCGCCGGGAACATGGCGACCGGCGGCTACCGCAGCGCCGGGGGCAGCACCACGGACTTTCTGGAGGAGTGGAAAGCCAAGCGGGAGAAGATGCGGGCGAAGCAAGCGCCGAcggccccgggggcggccgccgggggGGAGTCCCGGCCCGCGGGGGGCGCCTGCTCCGCCGAGCTGAACAACAACCTGCCCCCcggcggcccggccgcccccccggaccgcccggcgccccccgccggcggggccgTCAACTGCGTcagcctcgccgccgccgccgccttgggccgggccgcccccggcaaggagccgccgccggcccTCACCGGGGGCCGCGGGGCAGAGCCTGCCGCCAagccccctcccgccgccgccaccaccgccGCGCCGGGCTCCCCCGAGGGTGAGGAGAAGCTGGCCGCCAAGGGAAAGAGCTCGGGCCCCAGCgccaggaaggggaaggggcagatcgagaagagaaagctgagggagaagaggaggtcGACAGGTGTGGTGAACATCCCGGCCGCTGAGGTGAGCCcgcggggagcggagcggagcgggaggggaggggggcggccgccgccacAGCTGAGCCGCCGCCGGGGAGCGCCCGGtgcggggtgggggtgaggggggtcgtCCCGCGGGGTCCTGCGCACCGGTGCTGTGGTGCTGAGCGCTCCTCGCCCACGGCCGGGCTTCTCGCGTGGGCTGGCTGCGGCGGTGAAGCTCTCTCCCCGCGCCGCGTGGAGCAGCGTGGAAGGCCTGCACGCGGTCGGAGGGGCATGCCGCGGGCGTTGGGATGCGGCATCCCGGCGGACGAGGTGCCGTTTAATCTGAATAAATTAGACCTGTCACGGCCCACGACACTTCTTGAATGTCCTCTTGTCGGCAGACGGTAAGTTCTAGGGCTTCTGGAGGACCCAGCCGAGACACCTGCCTGTTAAAGTACGGTCAAAACAAGagtaatgaaagaaaacttgATTTATCGGCTCTGAATGGATGTTCAGGTGTAAATATTATTCAGTTTGGAACCCAAAAGAATTTcctgcactggaaaaaatgtagtggtttaaagagcatttttttgGAGGCAGAGGAAGATATTTTTATCAGCCAACACCACTGTCCTCTGTGGTTTGCTACTAGTATAAAAATCTGGCATTGATTTATAATACTCCTAGAGGAATTCAGAAGAATGATAACTAAgtcttcagctttttctgcaCGTAATAAGAAAGGCCACAGGAAACTGAACAAAGCTGGATTTTAGTCTGCAGTTTTGCACTAATAGGATGACCACCATCACTGTCGAAAAAACTTGCAGCTCTTCTTTTGGTTAACACTATAGATTATTAAATAACGCTAAAAAGCAACATCTTTGTTTctgaagcagcaggagaagaTGAAATCATGTTCTCCATACCTGAAGTCACTAATCCTTTTTTTGTGACATCCTGGGCACTTTCACAGCAGACACTTTCATGAGAGAAGCTGAGGAATGAGTTTTAGGAACAGTAGACATTTTTATAATTGTGTGTTTTTCAGAATAATCACTTGCGTAGTCTTCAGTTTGAGGTGAAGTGTTTTGGCATAAGTCTTCAATATTCTTGCTTCAGAAAGTGAGGAATGCAAGTGAGTTCTTTAATTCTCTGCCCTCAGAGTGTGCAAGCTTCCTAGactgtggtttgtttgttttacacaAAGTCTCCTAAATACCTGCCCCCTGTGCTTCTATAGGAACTCTTAAAATGCTGTATCTTTACTTCCCTAAGTAAACTAGTCCTAGCCCAGTTGATAATGGTTTTGTGCATTGCAGCAAGCATTGTACAACATCATATTTTGGGGGCCTCTGCTGTGTACCCCATCCACAGTCAtggtctttttgtttgtttttgggtGGTGGGTTTCTTTTCACACTTTGAAACTCGTGTCCCTGTTCTTTGAATGAGTTTTCTGAACTAGTGTTCCTATGGTAGTTTTTGGGTggtgtggtttggggtttgctAGTTTGgtggtggttgggttttttgtttgtttgttttgtttaagtaTTGCTCAAAATACGCTTTGCtttccaggaaaataaattccttGCTCAGCAGCCATTAGAATCTTATGTGTGAATTTGCTACTGTAGTTTCCGCTGCATTGTTAAGAGTGGTTTATTTATTAAGGTTAGCAACATATTTAGGCGTTGAGAAGCAAGTTCTTGCCCATTTCTCGTATTTGTGAGGGCCTAATAATTTTGCTGCTTGTCATCATGTGTTGGCACTTTTTGGAAACTTCTTGTATCTTTATACTAATTACTTCTGTAACTAGTGATTGAGCATTCCATCACATTTTTGGGGTCAAATTTTAATAATGTAGATGGCTGTTGTACAAGGTATTATTGGGGAAACTTGCTAGTAGTTAAGTGTTGCATTTTTGACTGGCATATACTTAAGCAAAGCTATCTCTTTGCggtattttaaatggttttaatcGTTACCACATGCACTCCTAAGAATTATTTAACTAGGGAACACTAGATCATTCCTTATGGTGGACAGCTTCAAAAACTGTCTCCAGCATCAAATGTAGGTAACTACTTACCAATGAATGTTTTGCAATTTATTTACTTGTACTGtctttcatatatttatttattcatgagaaaatattttaaagcactgatTCAACATGGTCAGCTGAAGTTCTCTGACAAAAGAAGGCCGTGATGTGGATGATGACTTGTTGGAATAAGCTACAACACTCCAGTTTCCTGCTGTCTTTCTCATTAGATGCTAGGCATAGCTTTACCATGCCGTACGTAGTGACTTGGTAGTAGTACACACTGAATTTAACCACTTAGCAGTCGTAGCTCTGCGTGGTGTATGTTTTAAAGTTACTTTTCAGGAGATGTTATTTTAGAGCTTTACTGGGTGTTTTACTGtcttatttttcaagaaaatggcCTTTCTCTAGAATGGAGTAGCCATTTTATGCTAAACATCTCCCTTTTATGATCAGCATGCCACTGTGGTGGAGAAGGATGATAAGAGGAAATTCTGATAATCTCAAACTAAAAAGGGTAACTGTTGACAAAATGCGCTTACAGAAGATACATAGTGCCTACAAGCTTCTCTGCTCAAAACAGAAtacaaaaacaatttttacCCCAAAGAAGTAGGATCTGATTTCAGTTGCAATGTAGCTGGAAAATTTAATGATATGAAAGGTGGTGGAATAAGGAAAGTAAAAGTTTGTATTGTCTCAATTATCTTGAAATAGGCATGAAAAATGTTAGCACAT
It includes:
- the PAWR gene encoding PRKC apoptosis WT1 regulator protein — its product is MATGGYRSAGGSTTDFLEEWKAKREKMRAKQAPTAPGAAAGGESRPAGGACSAELNNNLPPGGPAAPPDRPAPPAGGAVNCVSLAAAAALGRAAPGKEPPPALTGGRGAEPAAKPPPAAATTAAPGSPEGEEKLAAKGKSSGPSARKGKGQIEKRKLREKRRSTGVVNIPAAESLDEYEDDEAGQKERKKEDAITQQNTIQNETSSGDTPGSYLLQDSSRMVSSRYKSTSNAPEDDAPNRYSRTDRTTYSRYSRDANSSGSSVPSNALEKRIEELERELAKERQENARLMKMTQDKEELIGKLKEEIDLLNRDLDDIEDENEQLKQENKTLLKVVGQLTR